The nucleotide sequence GGCTGATCACCATGAGGCCGGCCGAGCAGCCGAGCGCGTAGGCGATCCACATGTACCAGGCCGTCGGGGTCCGCCACATCTCTCCGGGGGTGAATTCGTGGGTCGTCGCGGCGGCCTTCGCCGCCGGCGCGGGCGCCCAGCCGGCCGGCCGGTACCCGACCGGGGGGTTCTTCAGGAGATAGGCGCCGATCAGCGTCATCACGAAGAACACGGCGCCGAGCACGGTGAACGTCGTCCGCCATCCGTAGCGCGGAATCAGCCACAGGTTCGCGAGCGGCCCGAAGATCGCGGAGCCGCCGCCGTAGCCGGCGACGGCCAACCCGACCGCGAGGCCGCGCTTGTCGGGGAACCACTTGGCCATGACCGGGATCGGCGTCGCGTAGCCGAATCCGTTGCCGGCGCCGACGAGGATGCCGAAGCAGACGATGAGGTACGTGAGACTCGTCGTGCGCGCGCAGAGCAGGAACCCGAGCGTCAGCAGGATGGCGCCGGTCAGCGACACCCGGAACGGACCGAGCTTGTCCTGCAGCCGGCCCGCCACGATGAAGCTCAGGGCGAACGCGACGATCGCCCACATGAACACCGAGGACGTGTCGGACCGCTTCCACCCGAATTCCTTCTCGAGCGGAGCGACGAACACGCTCCAGGCGTAGAGCGAGCCGA is from Thermoanaerobaculia bacterium and encodes:
- a CDS encoding MFS transporter; protein product: MSPEVTAPEVSLNRWWRVVGGLFMNLALGSLYAWSVFVAPLEKEFGWKRSDTSSVFMWAIVAFALSFIVAGRLQDKLGPFRVSLTGAILLTLGFLLCARTTSLTYLIVCFGILVGAGNGFGYATPIPVMAKWFPDKRGLAVGLAVAGYGGGSAIFGPLANLWLIPRYGWRTTFTVLGAVFFVMTLIGAYLLKNPPVGYRPAGWAPAPAAKAAATTHEFTPGEMWRTPTAWYMWIAYALGCSAGLMVISQLVPFAKSMGIPSTALVTMTLIVGATGSAAGRVLSG